One window of Leguminivora glycinivorella isolate SPB_JAAS2020 chromosome 9, LegGlyc_1.1, whole genome shotgun sequence genomic DNA carries:
- the LOC125229947 gene encoding uncharacterized protein K02A2.6-like encodes MLFKKREANHQDSRTKTETISKDQAAEKPVTCYICRKQGHIAYNCPKRNNQDGSSGETSSSKQKRVDFCVVKTPTGLLRHNDTPSSHEDV; translated from the exons ATGCTTTTTAAAAAAAGGGAAGCTAATCATCAGGATAGCCGAACGAAAACCGAAACCATCTCCAAGGACCAGGCAGCTGAGAAACCTGTCACCTGCTACATCTGCCGGAAGCAGGGCCACATCGCATACAACTGTCCGAAGAGGAACAATCAAGATGGAAGTAGCGGTGAAACCAGCAGCTCGAAGCAAAAACGCGTCGATTTCTGCGTTGTTAAAACCCCTACAGGACTTCTACGTCATAACG ATACGCCTAGCTCACACGAGGACGTGTGA